A genome region from Proteus vulgaris includes the following:
- a CDS encoding oxidoreductase — protein MAIKLNVGIIGYGYASKTFHAPLITTTEGLNLSAISSSDENKVKQDFPHITIYADPQDLINDPSIDLIIIPTPNNTHYSLASQALGKGKHVIVDKPFTLTLEEAEKLTQQATDAGKLLSVFHNRRWDSGFLTVKKLLADKTLGEISAYEAHFDRFRPTVRQRWREDAGIGGGLWYDLAPHVLDQAICLFGEPKAITADIAQLRPNAKNADYFHALLEYDNLRVVLHASMLVASPTPIFAIHGTKGSYVKYGLDTQEDALKAGYRPNQTYNWGMDNSDGELTILSESGELETTTLATLSGNYPAYYQQIYRAITLGEENPVTPIQATAIMRLIEAGEISNRLKQTITL, from the coding sequence ATGGCAATTAAACTCAATGTTGGAATTATCGGGTATGGGTATGCAAGTAAAACCTTTCATGCTCCGCTAATAACAACAACCGAAGGCTTAAATCTTAGTGCAATTTCAAGCTCAGATGAAAATAAAGTTAAACAAGATTTTCCGCACATAACGATTTATGCAGACCCTCAAGATCTTATTAATGATCCCTCAATAGACTTAATCATTATTCCAACACCGAATAATACTCACTATTCACTGGCTTCACAGGCTTTGGGAAAAGGTAAACATGTTATTGTTGATAAACCATTTACCCTGACACTGGAAGAAGCTGAAAAATTGACTCAGCAAGCAACAGATGCTGGTAAGCTTCTTTCCGTCTTTCATAATCGCCGTTGGGATTCTGGTTTCTTAACCGTTAAAAAGCTTTTAGCAGATAAAACCTTGGGAGAGATCAGCGCATATGAAGCGCATTTTGACCGTTTTCGTCCGACTGTACGTCAACGTTGGCGAGAAGATGCAGGGATTGGAGGGGGGCTCTGGTATGATCTCGCGCCTCATGTTCTTGACCAAGCGATTTGCCTATTTGGGGAACCCAAAGCGATTACTGCTGATATTGCTCAATTACGCCCTAATGCAAAAAATGCCGATTACTTTCATGCATTACTAGAATATGACAATCTCAGAGTTGTTCTTCATGCTTCTATGTTAGTCGCGTCTCCAACACCTATTTTTGCTATTCATGGGACAAAAGGAAGTTATGTTAAGTATGGTTTAGATACGCAAGAAGATGCCTTAAAAGCCGGTTATCGCCCTAATCAAACTTATAATTGGGGAATGGATAATAGTGATGGTGAATTAACAATACTATCAGAGTCTGGGGAGTTAGAAACAACCACACTCGCGACACTTTCGGGTAATTATCCTGCTTACTATCAACAAATTTATCGCGCAATTACATTGGGTGAAGAAAATCCCGTTACACCAATACAAGCAACAGCCATTATGCGTTTGATTGAAGCTGGCGAAATATCTAATCGTTTAAAGCAAACTATTACGTTATAG
- a CDS encoding bile acid:sodium symporter family protein: MSWWQKLKLDPFLMIMICVVTLATLLPAQGDIKVLFQYLTTAAIALLFFLHGAKLSREAILAGLGHWRLHLTVFASTFILFPILGLGLQVIVPEWMSPTVYMGFLYLCALPATVQSAIAFTSVAGGNVAAAICSASASSILGVFLSPVLVGFLMQTQGSANDFDTAGAIQSILLQLMVPFIIGHLSRPLIGRWVDKHKKLVNRTDRSSILLVVYVAFSEAVVEGIWHKIDGWSLLMIAVVSCILLAIVIFVNVYSARLLGFNKEDEITIVFCGSKKSLANGVPMANVLFPAATVGIMLLPLMIFHQIQLMVCAVLAQRYANQAKEAGKK, encoded by the coding sequence ATGTCTTGGTGGCAAAAACTAAAACTTGACCCTTTTCTCATGATTATGATTTGTGTGGTGACGCTAGCAACATTACTGCCCGCACAAGGTGATATCAAAGTTCTATTCCAATATCTTACGACGGCTGCAATAGCATTGCTGTTCTTCTTGCATGGTGCAAAGCTGTCTAGAGAGGCAATACTGGCAGGGCTTGGGCATTGGCGTTTACATCTTACTGTATTTGCCAGTACTTTTATTCTTTTCCCTATTTTGGGACTCGGATTACAAGTTATTGTGCCTGAATGGATGTCTCCAACGGTTTATATGGGGTTCTTATATCTTTGTGCGCTACCCGCAACCGTTCAATCAGCTATTGCTTTTACTTCTGTTGCTGGCGGAAATGTCGCTGCTGCTATTTGTAGTGCATCTGCATCCAGTATTCTTGGTGTTTTTCTTTCACCGGTATTAGTCGGTTTTTTAATGCAAACGCAAGGTTCAGCCAATGATTTTGATACAGCAGGGGCGATCCAATCAATTTTATTGCAACTCATGGTACCTTTTATTATTGGTCACTTATCACGCCCTTTAATTGGTCGCTGGGTCGATAAGCATAAAAAATTAGTTAATAGAACAGATCGTTCTTCTATTTTGCTGGTGGTTTATGTGGCATTTAGTGAGGCGGTTGTGGAAGGGATTTGGCATAAAATTGACGGTTGGTCGCTATTAATGATTGCCGTAGTGAGTTGTATTCTATTAGCAATTGTTATTTTTGTGAACGTGTACAGTGCAAGATTGCTTGGTTTTAATAAAGAAGATGAAATCACGATTGTTTTTTGTGGTTCTAAAAAGAGCTTAGCAAATGGTGTACCTATGGCGAATGTGTTATTTCCTGCTGCCACTGTTGGGATAATGTTATTACCATTAATGATCTTCCATCAGATCCAGTTAATGGTTTGTGCTGTGTTAGCACAACGCTACGCTAATCAGGCTAAAGAAGCGGGTAAGAAATAA
- a CDS encoding VWA domain-containing protein — MNENSDFGFEKTNNKVQHSLISQILPPSSANNLTYGSQVVTGDGVIALDLVVVIDTSGSMADESSDLSKEVDDAIQAALEKCPSKLRVTFLGIEGTWEETKFDQSVSDYLKALGVPESRLQARKPFKEADGRDHAGNREDLCRAVIDLSQYFDWRDGARRAIFVLGDEGMEGGGGVLTNEAVRKNDEAIAVAQNEKVKVYTYQGTPDDKITNLDRFPSIADRDSITKEYERLAKQTGGRSYIYTTGIAQFSLVLQEILCDSLTLPNIPKPNKKAPDCNQVCAQLSSIISTVNTLAEIINKVIDSCCKEEGNNHHIPTKDCDC; from the coding sequence ATGAATGAGAATTCTGATTTTGGTTTTGAAAAAACAAATAATAAAGTACAGCACTCATTAATATCCCAAATACTTCCACCTTCATCTGCAAACAATCTTACTTATGGATCACAAGTGGTTACTGGTGATGGTGTAATTGCGTTGGATTTAGTTGTCGTGATTGATACCAGTGGTTCAATGGCTGATGAATCGTCAGACTTAAGTAAAGAAGTGGATGACGCAATACAAGCTGCACTTGAAAAATGCCCATCAAAACTGAGAGTCACCTTTTTAGGTATAGAAGGGACATGGGAAGAGACTAAATTTGATCAATCAGTCAGTGACTATTTAAAAGCACTAGGAGTTCCTGAAAGTCGCTTACAGGCAAGAAAACCCTTTAAAGAGGCTGATGGACGTGATCATGCAGGTAATAGAGAGGATTTATGTCGTGCAGTGATTGACTTAAGTCAGTATTTTGATTGGCGTGATGGTGCTCGTCGCGCTATTTTTGTGCTGGGTGATGAAGGGATGGAAGGAGGCGGTGGTGTTCTTACAAATGAGGCGGTTAGAAAAAATGATGAAGCGATCGCTGTGGCTCAAAATGAAAAAGTTAAAGTGTACACTTATCAAGGAACGCCTGACGATAAGATAACGAATTTAGATCGTTTTCCAAGTATTGCTGATAGAGATAGTATTACAAAAGAATATGAGCGCTTAGCGAAACAGACAGGCGGGCGTTCATATATATATACGACCGGGATTGCACAGTTCTCATTAGTATTACAAGAAATACTCTGTGATAGCTTGACGTTACCGAACATTCCTAAGCCGAATAAAAAAGCACCTGACTGTAATCAGGTGTGTGCACAGCTCAGTTCTATTATTTCAACAGTAAATACGCTTGCCGAAATAATTAATAAAGTCATTGATTCTTGTTGTAAAGAAGAGGGAAACAATCATCATATTCCAACTAAAGACTGCGATTGTTAA
- the rsxA gene encoding electron transport complex subunit RsxA → MTDYLLLFVGTVLVNNFVLVKFLGLCPFMGVSKKLETAIGMGFATTFVMTIASISSWLMDSFILVPLDLLYLRTLSFILVIAVVVQFTEMVVRKTSPTLYRLLGIFLPLITTNCAVLGVALLNINQAHTFMQSAVYGFGAAVGFSLVMVLFAAIRERLAVANVPAPFKGASIGLITAGLMSLAFMGFSGLVKL, encoded by the coding sequence ATGACTGATTACTTACTTCTATTCGTCGGCACCGTATTGGTGAATAACTTTGTACTCGTCAAATTCCTTGGATTATGCCCATTTATGGGTGTATCAAAAAAATTAGAAACTGCGATTGGTATGGGATTTGCGACAACCTTTGTTATGACCATTGCCTCGATTAGTTCTTGGCTGATGGATAGTTTTATTTTAGTCCCTTTGGACTTACTTTATTTACGCACACTCAGCTTTATTTTAGTTATTGCAGTAGTTGTACAATTCACTGAAATGGTCGTAAGAAAAACAAGCCCAACACTCTATCGTTTATTAGGGATCTTCTTACCTTTAATTACCACAAACTGTGCCGTATTAGGTGTGGCATTATTAAATATCAATCAAGCCCACACGTTTATGCAATCTGCCGTTTATGGCTTTGGTGCAGCCGTTGGTTTTTCTCTTGTCATGGTATTATTTGCCGCTATTCGAGAACGCTTAGCCGTTGCCAACGTACCGGCACCCTTTAAAGGTGCTTCAATTGGTTTAATTACTGCTGGTTTAATGTCTCTCGCCTTTATGGGTTTTAGTGGTTTGGTGAAACTGTAA
- the rsxB gene encoding electron transport complex subunit RsxB — MNSLWIAIGVLGALGLIFGLILGYSSRRFKVEEDPIVEKIDAILPQSQCGQCGHPGCRPYADAVANNGEMINRCAPGGEQVMLKIAELMGVDPQPLEGDEEALNPIRKVAVIDEDNCIGCTKCIQACPVDAIVGATRAMHTVIEDLCTGCDLCVPPCPTDCITLVPVKVTTSNWKWDLNTIPVKNIPAEPEETPEDEPSLKTEDNAHV; from the coding sequence ATGAATTCTTTATGGATAGCAATTGGTGTACTGGGTGCACTAGGTCTTATCTTCGGGCTAATTTTGGGATATTCCTCACGTCGTTTTAAAGTGGAAGAAGATCCTATTGTCGAAAAAATTGACGCAATATTACCGCAAAGCCAATGCGGACAATGTGGCCATCCTGGGTGTCGTCCTTATGCCGATGCTGTTGCAAACAATGGTGAGATGATTAACCGTTGTGCGCCAGGTGGCGAACAAGTGATGTTAAAAATAGCGGAATTGATGGGTGTTGACCCTCAGCCACTAGAGGGTGACGAAGAAGCATTGAACCCAATTAGAAAAGTCGCCGTAATTGATGAAGATAATTGCATAGGATGCACCAAGTGTATTCAAGCGTGCCCAGTTGATGCCATTGTGGGCGCAACACGCGCTATGCACACCGTTATTGAAGACTTATGTACGGGATGTGACTTATGTGTTCCTCCTTGCCCTACTGATTGTATAACGTTAGTTCCTGTCAAAGTGACCACCTCAAACTGGAAATGGGATTTAAATACAATCCCTGTAAAAAACATTCCGGCAGAACCAGAAGAAACACCTGAAGATGAACCGTCCTTAAAGACGGAGGATAATGCTCATGTTTAA
- a CDS encoding DUF2569 domain-containing protein, protein MKCDLNANTQNNLSGKAPITGWLLAPLAYMILSVIGSGLMSVLYVIKYFSDFSILHQLPFHLISSWYLSALTTWVMFSFTLYLLRQFFYRAKNFPRLFVFWLLINLLLAIKSFGFAPVDDQTALQSLLWSVFSTACFVPYIKYSKRVRETFTQVR, encoded by the coding sequence ATGAAATGTGATCTCAACGCAAACACACAGAATAACCTTTCAGGAAAAGCGCCTATTACAGGGTGGTTGCTTGCGCCATTGGCTTATATGATCTTGTCAGTTATTGGTTCTGGGTTGATGTCTGTTCTCTATGTTATTAAATATTTTTCAGACTTTTCGATCCTCCACCAGCTTCCTTTTCATTTGATATCAAGTTGGTATCTTTCTGCGTTAACAACGTGGGTAATGTTTAGCTTTACGCTTTATCTACTCCGACAATTTTTTTATCGTGCTAAAAACTTTCCACGCCTATTTGTTTTTTGGTTGCTTATCAACTTACTCTTAGCCATTAAGAGCTTTGGCTTTGCGCCTGTTGACGACCAAACCGCATTACAATCTCTTCTATGGTCTGTTTTCTCGACTGCCTGCTTTGTGCCTTATATCAAGTACTCTAAACGTGTTCGTGAAACTTTCACACAAGTTCGATAA
- the add gene encoding adenosine deaminase: MIDTQLPLTDLHRHLDGNIRPQTILELAKQHNIALPAYELEALRPHVQITKNEPSLVSFLQKLDWGVAVLADLDACHRVAYENVVDVVNAGIDYAELRFSPYYMAMKHQLPVEGVVEAIVDGVQSALQSHDVDIRLIGILSRTFGEDACQQELNGLLKHQDKITALDLAGDELGFPGHLFQPHFNRARDTGWNITVHAGEAAGAESIWHAIKELGASRIGHGVKAIEDPRLMDYLAEHQIGIESCLTSNIQTSTINTLAEHPLKTFLEHGIIASLNTDDPAVEGIELKHEYTVAAPAAGLTQEQIRQTQINGLRMAFISQTERDALIKKVSSR, encoded by the coding sequence GTGATTGACACACAGTTGCCTTTAACCGACTTACATCGCCATTTAGATGGTAATATTCGCCCTCAAACTATTTTAGAGCTAGCAAAGCAACATAATATTGCGCTTCCCGCTTATGAATTAGAAGCATTGCGCCCTCATGTACAAATTACAAAAAATGAGCCAAGTCTTGTTAGCTTTTTACAAAAATTAGATTGGGGTGTAGCGGTTTTAGCAGATTTAGACGCATGCCATCGTGTTGCTTATGAAAACGTGGTGGATGTCGTTAATGCAGGTATCGATTACGCTGAACTGCGATTCTCGCCTTATTATATGGCAATGAAACATCAATTACCGGTTGAAGGTGTCGTGGAAGCGATTGTTGATGGTGTACAAAGCGCACTGCAATCACACGATGTAGACATTCGTTTAATCGGCATTCTAAGCCGTACCTTTGGTGAAGACGCCTGCCAACAAGAATTAAATGGCTTACTAAAACATCAAGATAAAATTACAGCACTTGATTTAGCTGGTGATGAATTGGGTTTCCCAGGTCATTTATTCCAACCTCATTTTAATCGTGCTCGTGATACTGGCTGGAATATTACGGTTCATGCTGGTGAAGCAGCGGGTGCAGAAAGTATTTGGCATGCAATTAAAGAATTAGGTGCTAGTCGCATTGGTCATGGTGTTAAAGCCATTGAAGATCCTCGTTTAATGGACTACCTTGCCGAGCATCAAATTGGGATTGAGTCTTGCTTAACGTCGAATATTCAAACCAGTACTATCAATACGTTAGCAGAGCACCCTTTAAAAACATTTTTAGAGCATGGCATTATTGCCTCTCTTAACACCGATGATCCTGCGGTTGAAGGTATTGAGCTAAAACACGAATATACCGTTGCAGCACCTGCTGCTGGATTAACACAGGAGCAAATCCGCCAAACGCAAATTAACGGTTTAAGAATGGCATTTATTAGCCAAACAGAACGTGATGCATTAATAAAGAAAGTAAGCTCACGTTAA
- a CDS encoding YdgA family protein, translated as MKKSLVAVGVIVALGVVWTGASWYMGSKIESRLQEETKLANEQLAQLAKNAQFDADVKLEIRDYKKGVFTSNADFAVVISPEASDADQDKKVEEIVFSTDIDHGPFPLSDLAKFNLAPKLAAMNNTLVENNSTKELFKLTKEKSIFNNHASLAFDGSVSGTATLNSIDFAENGGTVKTTPITVEFSSDKDATNFATKINGDQVVVTKDNDETFTIKNISGSIVGTKVNNDQYLFNEQLLNFAEIAHTSKDKASDFSLKDLSLTTKSDIKDKLFNISQVYYFKSLNVGGLEFGAGKFGYSIDKADPDAMLLLTKVYNNSLLPWNKKHFDNSEIVEQAVRDVLEKGLVFRIDEASLTNKSGASKLTFNLDLNAFNVKVLENEEKSPAELFNSLFKNIDFNIDLSLPMLAEFRNTTQYLDAARYQETALTDEEKKEIEAATAADIEQLKTELQQNINQISQDEKDALPLMLLAQDSKALSMKLNYAADKFTMNGKTYTFDEFMEVTQAPQMLGLAAMLFGMGASSYDYDDSDYSEEGYQEEMTEDPAIIEEQDILIPEQPAQAQ; from the coding sequence ATGAAGAAATCGCTTGTCGCTGTTGGTGTTATCGTCGCACTTGGTGTTGTTTGGACGGGTGCGTCGTGGTACATGGGCAGCAAAATTGAAAGTCGCTTACAGGAAGAAACGAAATTAGCGAATGAACAATTGGCGCAACTTGCTAAAAATGCACAGTTTGATGCTGATGTTAAACTTGAAATTCGTGACTATAAGAAAGGGGTTTTCACCTCTAATGCAGACTTTGCTGTCGTGATTTCGCCAGAAGCTAGTGATGCAGACCAAGACAAAAAAGTAGAAGAAATTGTCTTCTCTACAGATATTGACCATGGTCCATTCCCTCTTTCTGATCTGGCTAAATTTAATCTGGCACCAAAATTAGCAGCGATGAATAATACATTGGTTGAGAACAACTCAACAAAAGAGTTATTCAAACTGACTAAAGAAAAATCTATTTTTAATAATCACGCCTCTTTAGCGTTCGATGGTTCAGTATCCGGTACCGCAACACTAAACTCTATCGATTTTGCTGAAAACGGTGGTACGGTTAAAACGACACCTATCACTGTTGAGTTCTCATCAGACAAAGATGCAACAAACTTTGCAACCAAAATTAACGGTGATCAAGTTGTTGTGACTAAAGATAATGATGAAACCTTCACAATTAAAAATATCTCTGGCTCTATTGTTGGAACGAAAGTTAATAACGATCAGTACCTATTTAATGAACAATTGTTAAATTTTGCTGAAATTGCACATACCAGCAAAGACAAAGCATCTGATTTCTCACTAAAAGATTTATCTCTGACAACAAAAAGTGATATCAAAGATAAACTCTTTAACATTTCTCAAGTTTATTACTTTAAGTCACTGAATGTTGGAGGACTCGAATTTGGTGCAGGTAAATTTGGCTATTCAATTGATAAAGCAGATCCTGATGCCATGTTGTTATTAACCAAAGTTTATAACAACTCATTATTACCATGGAATAAAAAACATTTTGACAATTCAGAAATCGTTGAACAAGCCGTTCGTGATGTTCTGGAAAAAGGCTTAGTTTTCCGTATTGATGAAGCTTCTTTAACAAATAAAAGCGGTGCAAGCAAGCTAACCTTTAACTTAGACTTAAATGCGTTTAACGTTAAAGTATTAGAAAATGAAGAGAAATCACCTGCCGAGTTATTTAACTCTCTGTTTAAAAACATCGATTTCAATATTGATTTATCTCTTCCAATGTTAGCTGAATTCCGCAACACCACTCAATATCTTGATGCGGCTCGTTACCAAGAAACCGCATTAACAGATGAAGAGAAAAAAGAAATTGAAGCAGCAACTGCTGCGGATATTGAACAGTTAAAAACAGAGTTACAGCAAAATATTAATCAAATTTCTCAAGACGAGAAAGATGCATTACCTCTGATGTTACTTGCACAAGATAGTAAAGCATTAAGTATGAAACTGAACTATGCCGCTGATAAGTTTACTATGAATGGTAAAACTTATACTTTTGATGAGTTTATGGAAGTGACCCAAGCGCCTCAAATGTTAGGTTTAGCAGCGATGTTATTTGGTATGGGTGCATCATCTTACGATTACGATGATTCTGACTATTCAGAAGAAGGTTATCAAGAAGAGATGACTGAAGATCCAGCAATTATCGAAGAGCAAGACATTTTAATTCCTGAGCAACCCGCACAAGCTCAATAA